The Streptomyces rimosus genomic interval CCGGGCGCCGTCCCCGGGCGCAGCGCCTCGGGCAAGCTGCTCCGCGAGACGTACGCCGCCCGCTCGGACTTCTTCGACCGTTCGCTGGACGCGGCCGGCATGCGGGCCCTGCTGGGCCAGATCGAGGCGGCGAGCCGCAAGGGCGTGGCGGGCAACGCGTCGCTGACCGCGCTGGGCGGCGCGATCAACCGGGTCCGCCCCACGGACACCGCCTTCGTGCACCGCCGCTCGCGCTTCCTCGCGCAGTACCTGGCGTCCTGGAAGGCGGGCGGTTCCGGCTCCGCGCAGAGCGCGTGGCTGACGAGCGTGCACGGCGCGATGCGGCGGTACGCGTCGGGCGCGGCGTACCAGAACTACACGGACGCGGCCCTGACCGACTGGAAGAAGGCCTACTACGGCCCGGCCGCCGACCGGCTCACCAAGCTGAAGCAGCAGTACGACCCGAACGGGCTGTTCAGGACGTTTCCGCAGGCGTTGTGACCCCTCGACCGGGCGACCCGTGACGTGTTCCTGGCCGTGCCCGGCTTCGTGTCCGCGCACCTGCACGTCAGCCTGGACGGCCGCCGCGTCGTCAACTACGTGCAGTGGGCGGGCGAGGAACAGTACGAGGAAGCGCTGCGGCGCCCCGACGTCCGCGAGCACATCGGCCAGGTGGCGGCGCTCGCGGAAGCCCACGACCTGGCCCTCCTACGGGTCCGTTCGGTCCACCACCGCAACGGCCGGCAGGCATGACCGCCCAACGGCCGCTGTCCGGCCGTACCGCCCTGGTCACCGGCGGCAGCAGGGGAATCGGCGCGGCTGCCGCGGGCCTCGGGCTCAGCGGGCAGCGGGCCGTCATGCGTCGGGGGGAGGACCGGGCCCCGTGGCCCCGTCCTCCCCCCGATGTGCGGCGTGACGCGCTCGGCTACGCCGCCAGGTCCTCGTCCCGCTCCGTGTGGGACACCGGCGGTACGGCCGTCACCGGCCCGGACACCGGGCGCGCCGCCGGGCCGCCGGCCCGGACCAGCCACCACCCGGGCGAGCGGCTCACGGCGGTCGTCACCGGCACCAGCAGCGCCAGCGCCACCGGCGCGAGCAGCAGCGCCATCGCCGTGCCGAGCGCGAAGCCGCCGATCACGTCGGTCGGGTAGTGCACACCCATGTAGACCCGGCAGAACCCTTCGAGCAGCGCCAGCGCGATACCGATCAGGCCGTACTTGCGGTGGGCGATGAACAGCCCCACACCGACCGCCATGGTCAGCGTCGCGTGGTCACTGACGAACGAGAAGTCGCTCTTGCCCGGGATGAGCACTTCCAGGCCCGCGTGGTCCTTGAACGGCCGGGGCCGCTCCACCACCGCCCGGATCGGGATGTTGGCCAGCAGCGCCATACCGGCCGCCAGCGGCGCCCAGACCAGGCCCGCCACGGCGGACGGCGCGTCCGGCCGCTTGCGGGCGCCCCACCAGGCGATCAGGCACAGCACCGCGAGGCCGGCGATGATGCCGTACTCGCCGAGGTACTCCATGGCGCGGTTGAGCCAGTGCGGTGCGTCCTTCGCGAGGCCGTTGATGCCGTCGAGCACGTCCACATCGGGGTTCGACCCGTCCATTGCGAGTCCAGCCATCTGCCGCGGCCCCTTACCTTTCGCGCGCGCGAGCGCCGTGTGAGTGCTGCCAACCCCCGTGGTCGTCGGGCGTGGCCTCATTCCCACGGCCCCGCCATGTCTCCACGCCTAGGAAACGCGATGCGCATCCGAGCCGTTCCACCTTCTACCGGATGATCACCAGGACGTTACCGAAGAGAGACTGATGTCCGCAGTTCAGGGCCCCATGTTCACGCAGCGTTCGCGCTGGGCAGCGCTTTCGCGCCGTCCGCGGTGACCCGGGTCGCCCCGATGTAGTCCGGCTTGTCGATCTTGTCGAACCGGATCACCGCGCCGGTGTACGGCGCGTTGATCATGTACCCGCCGCCCACGTAGATCCCCACGTGGTGGATGGAGCGCGGATCGTTCAGGTTGTGCGCGAAGAACACCAGGTCCCCCGGCAGCAGCTCGTCCCGCTTCGGATGCGGCCCGGCGTTCCACTGGTCGTTGGCGACGCGCGGCAGCTCGATCCCCACCGAGTGGTACGCCGCCTTCGTCAGCCCCGAACAGTCGAAACGCCCGTTCTGCTCCGGTGTGCCGTTGCCGCCCCACAGGTACGGCTTGCCCAGCTGCTCCTGGGCGAAGTAGATCGCGGAGGCCGCCTGCCGGGACGGCGCGACCCGCCCCACCGGCGCCTCGAAGCTCTTCGCGAGGGTCGTGATGATCCGTACGTAGTTCTGCGTCTCGCTGATCGCCGGCACCCCGCCCGCCCGGATGACGCGGTACGCGCCCGCGTTGTACGCCGCGAGCATGTTGTGCGCCGGGTCGCCGGGCACGTCCTTCACGTACTTCGCCAGCTCGCAGTCGTACGACGCCGCCGAAGGGATCGCGTCCGCCGGGTCCCACACGTCCCGCCGGCCGTCCCCGTTCCCGTCTATGCCGTGCGTCTGCCACGTGCCGGGGATGAACTGGGCGATGCCCTGCGCCGCCGCCGGGCTCTGGGCGCGGGGGTTCCAGCCGCTCTCCTGGTAGAGCTGCGCGGCGAGCAGCGCCGGGTTGATGGCGGGGCAGAGGTTGCCCCACTTCTGCACCAACGGCTGGTACGCGGCCGGTACGGCCCCCTTCGCCAGCCCCACGGCCCGGCCCGCACCGCCCGCCAGTCCCGCGGCGGCCGCGTACACGCCCACCACGAGCAGCGCGAGGAAGCAGAGCACCAGTCCGACCCCGAGCCCACCCGCCACCCAGAATTTGCGCACCCCACAACCCTCCCCCAAACGGGCGGGTTTCACCGCCGTTTTCGGCATGTACCTCGCCACACGGTGGCCGTACCGGCCCGCTCGCCCGCGCCTTCAGCGCCCCAGCTCGAACCAGACCGACTTCCCGCGCCCCGGCCCGTGACGGCACACGCCCCACTCGTCGGCACAGGTACCGACCAGGTACAGCCCCCGGCCGCCCACCGCGTCACCCACGGGCCATCGCGGGACCGGCAGCCCCGGCGCCCCGTCGTGCACCAG includes:
- a CDS encoding antibiotic biosynthesis monooxygenase, which translates into the protein MPGFVSAHLHVSLDGRRVVNYVQWAGEEQYEEALRRPDVREHIGQVAALAEAHDLALLRVRSVHHRNGRQA
- a CDS encoding phosphatase PAP2 family protein, whose protein sequence is MAGLAMDGSNPDVDVLDGINGLAKDAPHWLNRAMEYLGEYGIIAGLAVLCLIAWWGARKRPDAPSAVAGLVWAPLAAGMALLANIPIRAVVERPRPFKDHAGLEVLIPGKSDFSFVSDHATLTMAVGVGLFIAHRKYGLIGIALALLEGFCRVYMGVHYPTDVIGGFALGTAMALLLAPVALALLVPVTTAVSRSPGWWLVRAGGPAARPVSGPVTAVPPVSHTERDEDLAA
- a CDS encoding bifunctional lytic transglycosylase/C40 family peptidase — protein: MRKFWVAGGLGVGLVLCFLALLVVGVYAAAAGLAGGAGRAVGLAKGAVPAAYQPLVQKWGNLCPAINPALLAAQLYQESGWNPRAQSPAAAQGIAQFIPGTWQTHGIDGNGDGRRDVWDPADAIPSAASYDCELAKYVKDVPGDPAHNMLAAYNAGAYRVIRAGGVPAISETQNYVRIITTLAKSFEAPVGRVAPSRQAASAIYFAQEQLGKPYLWGGNGTPEQNGRFDCSGLTKAAYHSVGIELPRVANDQWNAGPHPKRDELLPGDLVFFAHNLNDPRSIHHVGIYVGGGYMINAPYTGAVIRFDKIDKPDYIGATRVTADGAKALPSANAA